The proteins below come from a single Flavobacteriales bacterium genomic window:
- a CDS encoding M23 family metallopeptidase, which produces MARIEYKYNPKSLRYEKIRKNSKYWVRRGTMFSLSGVLFGAVIYLLAYLFFPSLKERHLIIENTQLKNQYEVMNQRLNLALRVQIDIQERDDNIYRTVYGAEAVPENLRESGIGGANRYDIYEGYENSELVISTVKKLDGLSKSLIVQSKSFDEVLKLAKNKSKMMASIPAVQPVRNKNLTRMASGYGTRVDPILKIKRMHYGVDFTAPIGTEVHATGNGKIRLVRTSRSGYGKHIIIDHGYGYQTIYAHLVRFNVKKGQKIKRGDVIGYVGNTGRSTGPHLHYEVKKRGRHVNPSYFFHNDLNEEEYQQMMEVSARDTKSFD; this is translated from the coding sequence ATGGCAAGAATTGAATATAAATACAATCCCAAGTCTCTTCGATACGAGAAAATCCGAAAAAACTCAAAGTATTGGGTTAGAAGAGGAACCATGTTCTCTCTTAGCGGAGTATTGTTTGGTGCAGTAATTTATTTACTAGCCTACTTATTTTTCCCTTCATTAAAAGAAAGACACCTTATTATTGAAAACACTCAATTAAAAAATCAATATGAGGTAATGAATCAACGTCTCAATTTGGCATTAAGAGTTCAAATTGATATTCAAGAAAGAGATGACAATATATATAGAACAGTTTATGGAGCTGAAGCAGTTCCGGAAAACCTAAGAGAATCTGGGATTGGAGGAGCAAACAGATATGACATATATGAAGGATATGAAAACTCCGAATTGGTAATATCTACAGTAAAAAAACTTGACGGATTATCAAAGAGCTTGATTGTTCAATCCAAATCATTTGATGAAGTTCTTAAACTGGCCAAAAATAAAAGTAAAATGATGGCTAGTATACCTGCGGTACAACCAGTAAGAAATAAGAATCTTACTAGAATGGCCAGCGGTTATGGAACTAGAGTAGATCCTATACTGAAAATAAAAAGAATGCATTATGGTGTTGATTTCACAGCGCCAATAGGAACAGAAGTTCATGCAACAGGTAACGGGAAAATTAGACTGGTTAGAACGAGTAGAAGCGGTTATGGCAAACATATTATCATAGATCACGGATATGGGTACCAGACTATATATGCTCACCTAGTGCGATTCAATGTAAAGAAAGGACAAAAGATCAAGAGAGGTGACGTAATTGGGTATGTGGGCAATACAGGACGCTCCACAGGGCCTCATTTACATTATGAAGTAAAGAAAAGAGGAAGACATGTGAATCCATCATATTTCTTTCACAACGATTTAAATGAAGAAGAGTATCAGCAAATGATGGAAGTTTCGGCAAGAGACACAAAATCATTTGATTAG
- a CDS encoding 6-carboxytetrahydropterin synthase, translated as MIYITRKESFNSAHRVYNPEWSDEKNEQIFGRCSNPNWHGHNFKLLCTVKGIPSKETGFVINLKTLGIIMTDNVIDIVDHRNLNLDVPFMKGIIPSTENFAKKIWDQLLEPIAKEGVTLHSIKLIETEKHYVEYFGE; from the coding sequence ATGATTTACATAACAAGAAAAGAATCGTTTAATTCAGCACATCGGGTTTATAATCCCGAATGGTCTGATGAAAAAAACGAGCAAATTTTCGGCAGATGTTCAAACCCAAATTGGCACGGACATAACTTCAAGTTATTATGTACGGTGAAGGGCATACCATCCAAGGAAACAGGTTTTGTAATAAATTTAAAAACACTGGGGATAATAATGACCGATAATGTTATCGATATTGTTGACCATCGAAATCTAAATTTGGATGTTCCTTTTATGAAAGGTATAATTCCATCTACGGAAAATTTTGCGAAGAAAATATGGGATCAGTTACTTGAACCTATTGCTAAAGAGGGCGTAACCCTTCATTCAATCAAATTGATTGAAACAGAGAAACATTATGTTGAATATTTTGGAGAGTAA
- a CDS encoding 1,4-dihydroxy-6-naphthoate synthase produces the protein MSRDSISIGFSPCPNDTFIFDALIHNKIDTEGLIFEPVIADVEELNRKASAQELDVSKLSFHAFLNITDKYILLRSGSALGNNCGPILISKDVYTVKDVSALKIAIPGKFTTANYLLHHAFPSIKDVEEMLFSDIEGAILKGEVDAGLIIHENRFTYLDKGFNKILDLGEYWESITSMPIPLGGIAVSRDIDINVQKKINRVLNRSVQFAMKNPEESRAYIKLHSQELGDKIVEQHIALYVNHYTLDLGEMGEKAISLMLRDGLEQKILPKSNIDDIILSL, from the coding sequence ATGAGTAGAGACTCTATATCAATTGGTTTTTCTCCGTGTCCGAATGATACTTTTATTTTTGATGCTTTAATTCATAATAAGATTGATACTGAAGGATTAATATTTGAGCCAGTAATTGCCGATGTTGAGGAGTTAAATAGAAAAGCTTCTGCACAGGAACTTGACGTGTCTAAATTAAGTTTTCATGCATTCCTTAATATCACAGATAAATATATCCTACTCAGATCAGGGAGTGCTTTAGGGAACAATTGTGGACCTATATTGATAAGCAAAGATGTTTATACGGTTAAAGATGTGTCAGCTTTAAAAATTGCTATTCCAGGTAAATTTACCACTGCGAATTATTTATTGCATCATGCATTTCCAAGTATAAAGGATGTTGAAGAAATGTTATTCTCAGATATAGAAGGAGCAATTCTAAAGGGAGAAGTCGATGCCGGATTAATTATACATGAAAACAGATTTACATATTTGGATAAAGGGTTTAATAAGATATTAGATCTTGGAGAATATTGGGAATCGATTACAAGTATGCCTATACCTTTGGGAGGGATTGCTGTATCAAGAGATATTGATATTAATGTGCAAAAAAAGATTAATAGAGTTTTAAATCGGAGTGTTCAGTTTGCAATGAAAAACCCAGAAGAGAGTAGGGCCTATATAAAATTGCATTCGCAAGAGTTAGGAGACAAAATTGTTGAACAACATATTGCCTTATATGTTAATCATTACACTTTGGATTTGGGCGAAATGGGCGAAAAGGCGATTAGTCTAATGCTTAGGGATGGACTAGAACAGAAGATACTGCCTAAGAGTAATATTGATGATATTATTTTGAGTCTCTAG
- the folE gene encoding GTP cyclohydrolase I FolE has translation MNENRNEEEDFANDEVNNVIAENYHNILKSLGEDTEREGLEKTPMRVAKSLQYLTRGKNIDPAAILKSALFKQDHKHMVIIKDIEMYSMCEHHILPFFGKVHIAYIPNGHIVGLSKIPRIVDAFARRLQVQERLTDQIKDCIQDTLNPLGVAIVIEAKHLCMLMRGVEKQNSVTTTSAFTGEFLKDSTRSEFINLIGKKLS, from the coding sequence ATGAACGAGAATAGAAACGAAGAAGAAGATTTTGCTAATGATGAAGTAAATAATGTTATTGCTGAAAACTATCACAATATTCTTAAATCACTTGGCGAGGATACAGAACGAGAAGGATTGGAGAAAACGCCAATGCGTGTTGCTAAATCGCTTCAATATTTAACTAGAGGAAAAAACATTGACCCAGCCGCAATTTTAAAAAGTGCGCTTTTCAAACAAGATCACAAGCATATGGTAATAATAAAAGATATTGAAATGTACTCTATGTGCGAGCATCATATCTTACCATTCTTCGGAAAAGTTCACATTGCCTACATTCCCAATGGTCACATAGTAGGATTAAGCAAAATACCGAGAATTGTTGATGCTTTTGCTAGAAGATTACAAGTACAAGAAAGGCTTACGGACCAGATCAAAGATTGTATTCAAGATACCCTTAACCCCTTAGGTGTGGCTATCGTTATTGAAGCAAAACATTTATGTATGCTAATGAGAGGTGTCGAAAAGCAAAACTCGGTAACCACAACATCAGCATTCACAGGCGAATTTCTAAAAGATAGTACGAGATCAGAATTCATTAATCTAATAGGTAAAAAACTAAGTTAG
- a CDS encoding MerR family transcriptional regulator: protein MPYKEKEVSKLYYSIGEVARIFNVNTSLIRFWEKQFDIIKPKKNKKGNRLFTKSDVDNFHIIFHLVKERGFTLEGAQKKLRDNKESTINNIEMVKSLEKVRRFLVELKENL, encoded by the coding sequence ATGCCATATAAAGAGAAGGAAGTATCTAAATTATATTACAGCATAGGCGAAGTTGCACGAATATTTAATGTTAACACATCGTTAATTCGATTTTGGGAGAAACAGTTTGATATAATTAAACCCAAAAAGAATAAAAAAGGAAATCGTCTGTTCACAAAATCCGACGTAGACAACTTTCATATCATTTTTCACCTGGTTAAAGAAAGAGGGTTTACCCTCGAAGGAGCTCAAAAAAAACTTAGAGACAACAAAGAAAGTACCATTAACAATATTGAGATGGTTAAATCTTTAGAGAAGGTAAGAAGGTTTCTCGTTGAGCTAAAAGAGAACCTCTAG
- the mqnB gene encoding futalosine hydrolase, which translates to MNLLLVYATHLEAASLRSKFGDSNVESSSFWNFTHKKVNVDVLVSGVGLVNTAFQLGKTLSSSKYDFAINVGVAGSFDRSLKLGTVVNVMSECLSELGTEDGDEFLPIDQMNIEIEEIRSLYKINNESQIQNSVVNSLIKVKGISVNTVHGNEASIKKVKSRLSPDIESMEGAAFFIACKESNIDFVEIRVISNFVEKRDKSKWGMKLALANLDNTIFAILDQY; encoded by the coding sequence ATGAATCTATTATTAGTCTATGCCACTCATTTAGAAGCGGCAAGTTTGAGAAGTAAATTTGGGGATTCCAATGTTGAATCTTCTAGCTTTTGGAATTTTACTCATAAGAAAGTCAATGTAGATGTACTCGTATCTGGAGTGGGATTGGTTAATACAGCATTCCAATTAGGTAAAACATTATCCAGCAGTAAATATGATTTTGCAATTAATGTCGGAGTAGCTGGCAGTTTCGACAGATCATTAAAACTGGGGACTGTTGTAAATGTAATGTCAGAATGCCTGTCTGAATTGGGTACTGAGGATGGAGATGAATTTCTTCCAATAGATCAAATGAACATTGAAATCGAAGAGATAAGATCACTTTATAAGATTAACAACGAATCTCAAATCCAAAATAGTGTAGTGAATAGCCTTATTAAGGTAAAAGGTATAAGTGTAAATACGGTGCATGGTAATGAGGCATCAATAAAAAAAGTTAAGTCAAGATTATCTCCAGATATTGAAAGCATGGAAGGAGCTGCTTTTTTTATCGCTTGCAAAGAATCAAATATTGATTTTGTAGAAATTAGGGTTATTTCCAATTTTGTAGAGAAAAGGGATAAAAGCAAATGGGGAATGAAGCTAGCTTTAGCAAACTTGGACAACACTATATTCGCAATTTTAGATCAGTACTAA